The Thermococcus eurythermalis genomic sequence TGGTTATTTCATCCGGACATGGCCTTATGCGCAACAAAATTTTCTCGAAGATATTCACGCCTATTCTAGCAAGGTGACGAAAGACAAATGCATCTCCGTATATGGTATTTGGGTCAAAATATCTAGAGAATACAATTTTAAATGGAATCCAAAAATGAGTTTTTTTCCATTTTTTGAGGGTTTCTGAATCCATTACAAGGTATCGCCATGGAATTCCCAGGACGTAGGGTGATTTATCATTATATTCTTTTAAAATCCTTTTTAGATAGTATGCTAATTCCGGCGTGTACTCCTGAAAGCGTATATCAAATCCTAAGAGTAGCGATATTTCTCCATCCCCGAATCTAATTATGCTTTTTCTGTTTTTTACCACGGTACTAATGGTTTCTACTAGATTAAGAAAATTATCTGAGTGAAAGTCGATATCTACAACGCCACTTAAGACTGTAGCATATTTAAGATAAAATAAAGGATGTTTTACAAACGCTTTCATAAACTTAAGCTTCATTTGCCTTCCCACCTATTTAAGCTTGGGATAACAACTTTTCTAACCCACTCTGTGAAACTTTCTCCAATCTCCTTATCCTCAAGTGCAAGCTCAACATTTGCCTTCAGCCATTCCAGCTTATTTCCAATGTCGTATCTCCTACCGGGATAGAGGTAACCATATACTGCAACATCTTTTGCCATATCTCTAAGTGCATCCGTAAGCTGGATCTCGCCTCCATATCCGGGTTTTGTCCTCTCAAGATATTCAAATATTTCGGGAGTTAAGACATATCTTCCAAGTGTGGCTATATCCGAGGGAGCCTCTTCAACTTTTGGCTTCTCAATCATATTCTCAATTTTATATATGCCTGGCTCGATCTCTTTTCCCTGTATTATACCATGATAAGGAATTCTTTCCTTGGGAACCCTTTCAACCGCTATTATTGAGCTTCTATATTTTTTGAAGACGTCTATTAGCATTTTTGTACATGGTGGGATTGTTATATTATCTCCCAATAATAGCGCAAAGGGCTCGTCTTCTACGAAAGGTTTTGCATATTTAACAGCATCTCCTAATCCTTTTTGCTCTCTCTGTCGTACAAAAAATATGTCAACTTCTGCAAGAATTCTGTCCAGCTCTTCCATGTATTTATTTTTCTTTTTAATCTCACTCCGATCAAAATGATCCTCAATAGCACGTTTGTGCTTTCCGGTTATTATTAATATTTCCCGAATCCCAGAGTAATATGCCTCTTCCACAACATATTGAATCACTGGCTTATGAACCACCGGAACCATTTCCTTCGGCTGTGCCCGTGTTATTGGCAGCATTCTTGTTCCCAATCCTGCAGCTGGAATAACAGCTTTCCTAACCTTCACCAGCAAACCCCCTCATAGATTTTTGCTGTTTTTTCAGCACTTCTAATTCTTCTCCCATCGATCACGATCTTTCCAGAGTAATCTAGCTCCTCAAACTCAGGCCACTCAGTTACAATTAAAATCACATCAGTCTTTTCCAGAACCTCTTGAGCTGAGTTAGCGTATTCGATTTGTGAGAATAAGCGCTTAAAGTTTTTCATTGCTTTAGGATCATAGGCAATGACTTTTGCTCCCTCCTCCAGAAGTTTTTCCACGATAATTATTGACCTTGCCTCCCTAATATCATCAGTGTTAGGTTTAAATGCCAAACCCAAAATACCAACAGTCTTTCCTTTTAACTCCGGAACGTGCTTCTTTAAAAGCCCAATCAATTTTAATGGTTGTTTTTCATTGACTTCAATTACTGCTTTCAAGATTAAGGGTTCTTCACCAGTTTCTTCGGCTTTCCTGATCAATGCCTTAACGTCTTTGGGGAAGCATGAACCGCCGAAGCCGAGGCCACTCTTGAAGAAGTTGGGGCTGATCCTGTGGTCTAAACCAACACCTTCAAAGACTTTCCATGAATCAATGCCGAGCCTTTTGCAGATGTTTCCAATCTCATTGGCAAAGCTGATTTTAGTTGCAAGAAAAGCGTTGGAAGCGTATTTAATCATTTCAGCAGTTTTGATATCAACAATCAACTTTGGAGCGTTAATTGGCTCGTAAAGCTTTTCCAAAATCTGTCTAGTTTTTTCATCCTTAACTCCAATGACTATTCTATCTGGGTTCAAGAAATCTCTTAATGCCACCCCTTCTCTCAGGAATTCTGGGTTCATTGCTAAACCAAAGTCTTCGAAAGCTTTTTTGCCAGAATGTTCCTCAATGATAGGCTTTACAACCTCCTCGGTAGTTCCTGGAAGAACAGTGCTTTTGACTACAACAACATGGTAACCTTCTTTCTCTCTCAAGGCCTTTCCAATTTCTTCGGCGGCCTTTTTAACATAAGTCAAATCAATGCTCCCGTCTTCTCCTGATGGCGTTCCAACGCAGATGAATGTGATGTCTGAGTTTAGAATGGCCTCATGGTAGTCTTTCGTCGCATAATATTTTCCCTTGAATTCCTTCATTAACTCTTCTAAGCCTTCCTCATAAATTGGTGGAGTAGCTTGGTTGATCATCTTAATTTTTTCGTCATCAATATCAATGAAAACAACGTCATTTCCCAACTTAATAAAGCCCATACCTGTAACGAGACCAACATAACCCGAACCAACAATTGAAACTCTCATTTCGACGACCCCCTAAGAGGTATTGTGTATGAACTTAAAACACTTGCTATCCCCTGGCTCACCACCGTCGCCACCGCCGCCCCCTCGGCACCGTAGTTCAGTATCAGAACGTAGTTTAGAACCACGTTCAGCAACGCCGTAAACCCCGTGATCTTTGTAAAGGTCAGCTCCCTTCCGGTCGCGTTCATGTAGCTCCCAAAGAGGGAGTTGAGGAACATGAAGGGAACTGCAAACGCTAAAATCCTCAGAACGGGAACGCTCGGCAGGAACTTCTCCCCAAAGACTATCAAAATCCCAAGCCTGGCAAAGATATAGTAGCCAGCCAAGCCACCAATTCCTATAAGGGCAAGCATCTGAAAGCTCTTCTTGAAGAGCGTCTCAAGTGTCTTCCTGTCCTCCTTCCACAGTCTAGCCATAGAAGGCATCGTCGTTGAGACGACTATCCCTGGGATGAACAGGGAAACCTCAATCAGCGTGAAGGCCGCCCTGTAAATTCCCGTCTCATAATCCCCCCTAAGGAGGCTGAGCATCACCATGTCCGTGCGGTAGTAGATGAGCGTGAAGAGCCCTATGAACCAGAATGGATAGGATTTCATCAGGAGGTTCTTCCAGACTTCCGGCCTAAAGCGAACCCTGAGTTCATCAACGAACCGAAGGCTCCACCTTATCCTCAGGAGTTCCCTCAGCGTATAACCAGCTAAAAGTGCAACTATAAACGGTGAGAGGGATTTAAACACATACAAAACGGCCCCACCAACGAAGAATGCCCAGAATCTCTCAACGGCCCTCGCCATCGCCTCATACTTTGTGACCTCATGAGCATATATGATGCGAACAAAAATCCCGGCAATCCAAGTAAGCACCGCCTCGGCTCCAGCTAAAATGATGAGAACCTTCATCCACCCCGGCTTCGGGAGGAAAAGTGTAATTCCTACAATTATTAAGAAGTTAATACCTGCTAAAACTATCTTGAAGCCTAAGACGTCTGGAAGTAGCTCTTTCAGTCTGCTTTTATCCCTCGCGACCTCACGCATGAAGTAGTAACCAACGCCCAGATCGGAGAAGATTCCAAGGAGCCCAACATAATAGAATATAAAGGAGTACTGCCCAAGTCCCTCCGGGCCGAGGGTTCTGCTCAAAATCACTATCACACCGTAGGCCAATAGCTTCGAAATAATCTCTGCCCCAAAAAGCCAGCCCGCGTTTTTGATTAACCTTAGCTTTAAGCTCTCCGCCATAGACCTCAAAACTGATAAAAAAGGAGCGGTATAAAAACCTAATCCCCCCTCTGTATCTTCGCGTGGCCTCCGACAAGGCTCTTCCTGAGCTCAAGGTTCCTTATTTCACACTTCTCGTCTATTATGGAGCGCCATATCGTCGAGCTCCTGATGATCGTCTTCCGGAAGATTATCGAATCACTCACGTCAGAGTTCTCGATGACGCAGTCCTCGCCGATGTAGGCAAAGGGCCCGATTATCGAGCGGCCCAGTATCTTGGCACCGCGCTTTATGACAACAGGTGGGATTATCTTCGAGTAGGGGCTTATCTGAATTTCCTCGATGTGGCTCTCCTTCAAAAGCGTCTTCAGGGCCTCAAGGTAACTATCAGCGGAGCCTATGTCGTACCAGTACTCCGAGAAGCGGTAAGCCTTGATGGGCTCGCCCCTTGAGAGGAGCCACTGGACGAAGTAGCCCGGTGAGTCCCTGTTCCCGTTGCTCAGATACTCGTCAAGGAGCCCCATAACCCTCTCCGGGAAAACGT encodes the following:
- a CDS encoding GT-D fold domain-containing glycosyltransferase gives rise to the protein MKLKFMKAFVKHPLFYLKYATVLSGVVDIDFHSDNFLNLVETISTVVKNRKSIIRFGDGEISLLLGFDIRFQEYTPELAYYLKRILKEYNDKSPYVLGIPWRYLVMDSETLKKWKKTHFWIPFKIVFSRYFDPNTIYGDAFVFRHLARIGVNIFEKILLRIRPCPDEITIVANEYTRHTVTYLWKTTSDKYNLTKDITLNYINIPKRNAFLELHNIIDRIHEIHTHCKNPILISAGPTGKVLSYILSDRGYWVLDIGHYFDSFRVIHLETLKKYHMKSLSV
- the galU gene encoding UTP--glucose-1-phosphate uridylyltransferase GalU — its product is MKVRKAVIPAAGLGTRMLPITRAQPKEMVPVVHKPVIQYVVEEAYYSGIREILIITGKHKRAIEDHFDRSEIKKKNKYMEELDRILAEVDIFFVRQREQKGLGDAVKYAKPFVEDEPFALLLGDNITIPPCTKMLIDVFKKYRSSIIAVERVPKERIPYHGIIQGKEIEPGIYKIENMIEKPKVEEAPSDIATLGRYVLTPEIFEYLERTKPGYGGEIQLTDALRDMAKDVAVYGYLYPGRRYDIGNKLEWLKANVELALEDKEIGESFTEWVRKVVIPSLNRWEGK
- a CDS encoding UDP-glucose dehydrogenase family protein, with the translated sequence MRVSIVGSGYVGLVTGMGFIKLGNDVVFIDIDDEKIKMINQATPPIYEEGLEELMKEFKGKYYATKDYHEAILNSDITFICVGTPSGEDGSIDLTYVKKAAEEIGKALREKEGYHVVVVKSTVLPGTTEEVVKPIIEEHSGKKAFEDFGLAMNPEFLREGVALRDFLNPDRIVIGVKDEKTRQILEKLYEPINAPKLIVDIKTAEMIKYASNAFLATKISFANEIGNICKRLGIDSWKVFEGVGLDHRISPNFFKSGLGFGGSCFPKDVKALIRKAEETGEEPLILKAVIEVNEKQPLKLIGLLKKHVPELKGKTVGILGLAFKPNTDDIREARSIIIVEKLLEEGAKVIAYDPKAMKNFKRLFSQIEYANSAQEVLEKTDVILIVTEWPEFEELDYSGKIVIDGRRIRSAEKTAKIYEGVCW
- a CDS encoding flippase gives rise to the protein MAESLKLRLIKNAGWLFGAEIISKLLAYGVIVILSRTLGPEGLGQYSFIFYYVGLLGIFSDLGVGYYFMREVARDKSRLKELLPDVLGFKIVLAGINFLIIVGITLFLPKPGWMKVLIILAGAEAVLTWIAGIFVRIIYAHEVTKYEAMARAVERFWAFFVGGAVLYVFKSLSPFIVALLAGYTLRELLRIRWSLRFVDELRVRFRPEVWKNLLMKSYPFWFIGLFTLIYYRTDMVMLSLLRGDYETGIYRAAFTLIEVSLFIPGIVVSTTMPSMARLWKEDRKTLETLFKKSFQMLALIGIGGLAGYYIFARLGILIVFGEKFLPSVPVLRILAFAVPFMFLNSLFGSYMNATGRELTFTKITGFTALLNVVLNYVLILNYGAEGAAVATVVSQGIASVLSSYTIPLRGSSK